A genome region from Mycolicibacterium litorale includes the following:
- a CDS encoding MFS transporter translates to MIARPYYGWLMVGGLGLTELVSWGVLIYAFSVLVVPMRAELGWSLAELNAAYTTGVVLSGLLALPVGRLLHTHGARGVMTAGSVATVVMLLLWSTVDSLWVFFCVFVIGGVAMATTLYEPAFAVTTAWFDRDRPRAVLVLTIFGGLASVVFVPLTGALVAWAGWREAVVVLAVIAGGIGLPVHAMLVRRRPADLGMYPDGTHDPPRQPQHYADVSTRSVLRTASFRWLTVCMVLSTAAKFAVSVVLVAYLTSRGYSLSRASLAAGGVGLFQVGGRLVVTALRNRVPQYLSTAGIFVCQGAALAVLLWATGTGTADTAVTAAFVVVFGLGYGLEALLRGTLVAAYYGDANYPRINGVLGAYVTGARAVGPLLAGLAVTALNGYEAVFLAAGLMCAASGIVLVLAERSRRVEVTRHVGGA, encoded by the coding sequence ATGATCGCTCGCCCCTACTACGGCTGGCTGATGGTCGGTGGTCTCGGCCTGACCGAGCTGGTGTCGTGGGGCGTGCTGATCTACGCATTCTCTGTGTTGGTGGTCCCGATGCGCGCCGAATTGGGTTGGTCCCTGGCTGAACTCAACGCCGCGTACACAACCGGGGTGGTGCTTTCCGGGTTGCTCGCACTCCCGGTCGGACGGCTGCTCCACACGCACGGCGCGCGCGGGGTCATGACGGCCGGCAGCGTTGCCACCGTCGTCATGCTGCTGCTCTGGTCAACCGTCGATTCGTTATGGGTGTTCTTCTGCGTCTTCGTCATCGGCGGCGTGGCCATGGCGACCACGCTGTACGAGCCGGCGTTCGCAGTCACCACGGCGTGGTTCGACCGGGACCGGCCTCGAGCAGTGCTGGTGCTCACCATCTTCGGCGGGCTCGCGAGCGTGGTCTTCGTACCGCTGACCGGCGCCCTGGTCGCCTGGGCCGGCTGGCGCGAGGCGGTGGTGGTGCTGGCCGTGATCGCAGGAGGCATCGGATTGCCGGTGCACGCGATGCTGGTGCGACGCCGCCCGGCCGACCTCGGCATGTATCCCGACGGTACGCACGATCCGCCGCGCCAACCGCAGCACTACGCCGACGTGTCCACGCGCTCCGTACTGCGCACCGCGTCGTTTCGATGGCTCACCGTCTGCATGGTGCTCAGCACGGCCGCGAAGTTCGCGGTGAGCGTGGTTCTGGTCGCCTACCTGACGTCCCGTGGCTACTCGCTGTCGAGGGCGTCGCTCGCGGCGGGTGGGGTCGGACTGTTTCAGGTTGGCGGTCGGCTGGTCGTGACGGCACTGCGCAACCGGGTGCCGCAATACCTTTCCACCGCCGGCATCTTCGTCTGCCAAGGAGCAGCGCTGGCAGTACTCCTGTGGGCCACCGGAACCGGCACTGCCGACACGGCGGTCACCGCCGCCTTCGTGGTGGTGTTCGGCCTCGGGTACGGACTCGAGGCGTTGTTGCGCGGCACGCTGGTAGCCGCCTACTACGGCGACGCGAACTACCCGCGTATCAATGGTGTGCTCGGCGCGTACGTCACCGGGGCGCGAGCCGTGGGTCCGTTGTTGGCCGGCCTCGCCGTTACTGCGTTGAACGGGTACGAAGCGGTGTTTCTCGCTGCGGGTCTCATGTGCGCGGCCAGCGGCATCGTCCTTGTTCTCGCTGAGCGCAGCCGCCGCGTTGAAGTGACGAGGCACGTCGGCGGCGCGTAG
- a CDS encoding GNAT family N-acetyltransferase has protein sequence MSDFAIANTSPDQLAAIGDIYAHHVRTGVATFELTPPDPAEWDRRYEAVLEKGLPFLTATMDGKVAGYAYCAPWKPRCAYQSTVEDSIYLAPHAVGRGVGGRLLDELLDRCAAVGIREVIAVIADADASASLALHRNRGFLDAGRLRAVGFKHGRWLDTLLLQRSLRDT, from the coding sequence GTGTCTGATTTCGCTATAGCGAACACTTCGCCGGATCAGCTGGCCGCTATCGGCGATATCTACGCACATCACGTTCGCACCGGCGTTGCGACGTTCGAACTGACGCCGCCCGACCCGGCCGAGTGGGATCGCCGGTATGAGGCGGTGCTCGAAAAGGGGCTTCCGTTCCTCACCGCAACCATGGACGGCAAGGTCGCCGGGTACGCCTACTGCGCGCCGTGGAAGCCGCGGTGTGCATACCAGTCCACGGTCGAGGACTCGATCTACCTCGCACCGCACGCGGTCGGGCGCGGTGTCGGGGGCAGACTGCTGGACGAGCTGCTGGACCGCTGCGCCGCCGTCGGAATCCGCGAGGTCATCGCCGTCATAGCCGATGCCGACGCGTCCGCATCCCTTGCGCTGCACCGAAACCGTGGCTTCCTCGATGCGGGACGACTGCGTGCGGTCGGCTTCAAACACGGCCGGTGGCTGGACACCCTGCTACTCCAGCGGAGCCTGCGCGACACATGA
- a CDS encoding coniferyl-alcohol dehydrogenase: MGGIDELWRYDGRRVVVTGCASGIGAHLVRQLNDLGAQVVGLDMRRPAVDLDEFVEMDLSDEASVDHAVAALGGDVDVLFNVAGVSSGIGDPPLVVRINFLGTRHFTESVLPRMRPGSSIVSVSSLAAASYLDNAQRTAGLVRTATVDDGIAWCADHSEELADGGYRLAKEALILYTMCSAGPLGARGIRINCTGPGVTETPILDQLRTAYGPAFLDDIPKPLGRVSDPEEQAAVLLFLGSDAASYITGQVIWVDGGNLAGRVAASLEGE, from the coding sequence GTGGGTGGAATCGACGAACTGTGGCGCTACGACGGTAGGCGCGTCGTCGTCACCGGGTGCGCATCCGGTATCGGCGCGCACCTCGTGCGGCAGCTGAACGACCTCGGCGCGCAGGTGGTGGGACTCGACATGCGGCGTCCCGCGGTCGATCTCGACGAGTTCGTCGAAATGGACCTGTCCGACGAGGCGTCGGTCGACCATGCGGTGGCGGCGCTCGGCGGCGACGTCGACGTGCTGTTCAACGTGGCCGGGGTGTCCTCGGGCATCGGGGACCCACCACTGGTGGTGCGGATCAACTTCCTCGGCACCCGGCACTTCACCGAGTCCGTCCTGCCCCGGATGCGGCCGGGGTCGTCGATCGTCAGCGTGTCCTCGCTCGCGGCCGCGTCCTATCTGGACAACGCGCAACGCACCGCCGGGCTGGTGCGCACAGCCACGGTGGATGATGGAATCGCCTGGTGCGCAGACCATTCCGAGGAGCTCGCCGACGGCGGGTACCGGCTGGCCAAGGAGGCGCTGATCCTCTACACCATGTGCAGCGCCGGACCGCTCGGTGCCCGCGGCATCCGCATCAACTGCACCGGGCCCGGCGTCACCGAGACGCCGATCCTCGATCAGCTGCGCACCGCCTACGGGCCGGCGTTCCTCGACGACATCCCCAAACCGCTGGGGCGCGTGTCGGATCCGGAGGAGCAGGCCGCCGTCCTGCTCTTCCTCGGCAGTGATGCCGCCAGTTACATCACCGGCCAGGTCATCTGGGTCGACGGTGGAAACCTCGCCGGCCGGGTGGCCGCGAGCCTGGAAGGAGAGTGA
- a CDS encoding cytochrome P450, producing the protein MSDTLTGTTEVSADVPEYPMERSAACPFAPPQQMLDMGAVRPLSRVRIWDGSTPWLITGHAVARELFADSRVSVDDRRSGFPHWNEHMLSTVNKRPRSVFTSDAEEHTRFRRMLSKPFTFKRVEGLRPVIQQVTDECIDEILAGPQPADMVAKLALPVPTRVISDMLGVPYEDHEFFQHHANVGLARYASAADGQKGAMSLHQYLIDLVEKKRENPAEDAVSDLAERVNAGEISVKEAAQLGTGLLIAGHETTANMIGIGVLALIENPEQADFLRDTDDPKAIANAVEELMRYLSIIQNGQRRVAVEDIEIAGETIRAGEGIIIDLAPANWDAAAYPEPEKLDLRRDAGQQLGFGYGRHQCVGQQLARAELQIVFHTLLRRIPTMRLAIPFEEVPFKHDRLAYGVYELPVTW; encoded by the coding sequence GTGTCGGACACGTTGACCGGAACCACCGAAGTCTCCGCTGACGTCCCGGAGTATCCGATGGAACGCTCGGCGGCCTGCCCGTTCGCGCCGCCGCAGCAGATGCTCGACATGGGGGCGGTCAGACCGCTTTCGCGGGTGCGGATCTGGGACGGCAGCACTCCGTGGCTGATCACCGGTCACGCGGTCGCCCGCGAGTTGTTCGCCGACTCCCGGGTCAGTGTGGACGATCGCCGGTCGGGATTCCCGCACTGGAACGAGCACATGCTCTCGACGGTCAACAAGCGGCCGCGGTCGGTGTTCACCTCCGACGCCGAGGAGCACACCCGCTTCCGCCGGATGCTGTCGAAGCCGTTCACCTTCAAGCGGGTCGAGGGGCTGCGCCCGGTCATCCAGCAGGTCACCGACGAGTGCATCGACGAGATCCTCGCCGGCCCGCAGCCCGCCGATATGGTCGCCAAGCTGGCGCTGCCGGTACCCACCAGGGTGATCAGCGACATGCTCGGCGTCCCGTACGAGGACCACGAGTTCTTCCAGCACCACGCCAACGTCGGATTGGCGCGCTACGCGTCGGCCGCGGACGGTCAGAAGGGTGCGATGAGCCTGCACCAGTACCTGATCGACCTCGTCGAGAAGAAGAGGGAGAACCCGGCCGAGGATGCGGTCTCCGATCTCGCCGAGCGGGTCAACGCCGGTGAGATCAGTGTCAAGGAAGCCGCGCAGCTGGGCACCGGGCTGCTGATCGCCGGGCACGAGACCACCGCGAACATGATCGGCATCGGCGTCCTCGCGCTGATCGAGAACCCCGAACAGGCCGACTTCCTGCGGGACACCGACGATCCCAAGGCCATCGCCAACGCCGTCGAGGAGTTGATGCGGTACCTGTCGATCATCCAGAACGGGCAGCGCCGCGTCGCCGTCGAGGACATCGAGATCGCGGGGGAGACCATCCGCGCCGGCGAGGGCATCATCATCGACCTCGCCCCGGCGAACTGGGATGCCGCCGCCTATCCCGAACCCGAGAAGCTCGATCTGCGCCGCGACGCCGGCCAGCAGCTGGGGTTCGGATACGGCCGCCACCAGTGCGTCGGACAGCAACTCGCGCGCGCCGAACTGCAGATCGTCTTCCATACGTTGCTGCGGCGCATCCCGACGATGCGACTGGCCATCCCGTTCGAGGAGGTGCCGTTCAAACACGACCGCCTCGCCTACGGCGTCTACGAACTTCCCGTGACCTGGTAA
- a CDS encoding SDR family NAD(P)-dependent oxidoreductase: MTNELQGRVAIVTGGASGIGRGIVERFVAEGANVVIADVQDELGAALAERSGPNAVFRHTDVGDQDQMSALVDATVERFGALDVMVNNAGISSPLRRGLFSEDLTEFDRVMRVNLLSVMAGTRDAGRYMADHGGGSIINLSSIGGIQAGGGVPVYRASKAAILHFTKCAAIELAHYEIRVNCIAPGNIPTPILQSSATGQDRERLERFEARIRAQMRDDRPLKRDGTPEDVAEAALYLATERSRYVTGIVLPVEGGTTAGKVMVRKPSPEENGARQ; this comes from the coding sequence ATGACCAACGAGTTGCAAGGGCGAGTCGCGATCGTCACCGGCGGGGCATCGGGTATCGGTCGCGGCATCGTCGAACGGTTCGTCGCCGAGGGCGCGAACGTCGTCATCGCCGACGTCCAGGACGAACTCGGTGCCGCGCTCGCCGAGCGGTCCGGGCCGAACGCGGTGTTCCGCCACACCGACGTGGGGGACCAGGACCAGATGAGCGCGCTGGTGGACGCCACCGTCGAGCGGTTCGGCGCCCTGGACGTGATGGTCAACAACGCCGGGATCTCCAGCCCGCTGCGGCGGGGCCTGTTCAGCGAGGACCTGACCGAGTTCGACCGGGTGATGCGGGTCAACCTGCTCAGCGTCATGGCGGGCACCCGCGACGCGGGCCGGTACATGGCCGACCACGGCGGAGGCTCGATCATCAACCTCTCGTCGATCGGCGGAATCCAGGCCGGCGGCGGGGTTCCGGTGTACCGGGCGTCGAAGGCGGCGATCCTGCATTTCACCAAGTGCGCGGCCATCGAACTGGCGCACTACGAGATCCGGGTGAACTGCATTGCGCCCGGCAACATCCCGACACCCATCCTGCAGTCCTCGGCCACGGGACAGGACCGTGAGCGACTCGAACGGTTCGAGGCCAGGATTCGCGCGCAGATGCGCGACGACCGGCCACTCAAACGCGACGGCACGCCTGAAGACGTGGCAGAGGCGGCGCTGTACCTGGCCACCGAGCGCTCGCGGTATGTCACCGGCATCGTGCTGCCCGTCGAGGGGGGCACGACCGCAGGCAAGGTCATGGTCCGCAAGCCCAGCCCGGAGGAGAACGGCGCCCGCCAGTGA
- a CDS encoding NADPH-dependent FMN reductase, whose protein sequence is MTAPGEAPLVVGLGGTLRADSSTERAVRYCLEAVERQGGRTRMFAGPDLDLPMYAPHRLERTPGALQLVAALRDADAVVVGSPGYHGAISGLVKNALDYIEDLREDPRVYLDDTPWGCISCAYGWQAAVNTLGQLRSIGHALRAWPTPLGVAINSADAIWDDGGELVDEPVRNQLDLLANQVLTFAAAHRTAK, encoded by the coding sequence ATGACCGCGCCAGGCGAGGCGCCGCTGGTCGTCGGGCTCGGGGGCACCTTGCGCGCGGACTCGTCGACCGAGCGGGCGGTGCGGTACTGCCTGGAGGCCGTCGAACGCCAGGGGGGCCGGACCCGGATGTTCGCCGGACCCGACCTCGATCTGCCGATGTACGCACCACACCGACTCGAGCGCACCCCGGGGGCACTGCAACTCGTTGCCGCCCTGCGGGACGCCGATGCGGTCGTGGTCGGCTCGCCCGGCTACCACGGCGCGATCTCGGGGCTGGTGAAGAACGCGCTGGACTACATCGAGGATCTACGCGAGGACCCGCGGGTGTATCTCGACGACACCCCGTGGGGCTGTATCAGTTGTGCGTACGGGTGGCAGGCCGCGGTGAACACGCTCGGCCAGCTGCGCTCGATCGGCCATGCGCTGCGGGCCTGGCCGACGCCGCTGGGCGTCGCGATCAACTCGGCCGACGCGATCTGGGACGACGGCGGTGAACTCGTCGACGAGCCGGTGCGCAACCAGCTCGACCTCTTGGCGAATCAGGTGCTCACCTTTGCCGCAGCGCACCGGACGGCGAAGTAG
- a CDS encoding ferredoxin, whose translation MRITVDQDKCVSSGQCVLNAADVFDQRDDDGVVELLVDRPAPDQEADVHRAAAACPALAIHLEE comes from the coding sequence ATGAGGATCACTGTCGACCAGGACAAGTGTGTCTCCTCCGGCCAGTGTGTGCTCAACGCCGCCGACGTGTTCGACCAGCGTGACGACGACGGCGTCGTCGAACTGCTCGTCGACCGCCCAGCCCCCGACCAGGAGGCGGACGTCCACCGGGCGGCCGCGGCCTGCCCAGCCCTTGCCATCCACCTCGAGGAGTGA
- a CDS encoding cyclase family protein — translation MATLDEFRRTGDALRNWGRWGEFDELGTLNFITADKVAEGAGLVRHGKVFPLGVDFGSSGPQGAFQYRPNPMHVMTVDGGDANTLVQYGPQWLKNTVAQQLAGYFVDNPFRFNDDMIIMPLQAATQWDALSHVYYDGKLYNGFPADSVTSQGAFHCGIDKVDSKGITSRGVLLDLVRHRGAQVFLEHGEPITPDELDEVARAQGVAVGSGDIVLIRTGWWDRFLEAGDGTEPYAGLDWHCASWLHEREVAAIAADNLMVEDPVSGVEGTILPLHMLCLRDMGLMLGEYWDLGALAADCAADGVYEFQLVAPPLRVTGAVGAPLNPIALK, via the coding sequence GTGGCCACACTCGACGAGTTCCGCCGCACGGGCGACGCCCTCCGGAACTGGGGTCGCTGGGGCGAATTCGACGAACTGGGCACGCTGAACTTCATCACCGCCGACAAGGTGGCCGAGGGGGCGGGCCTGGTCCGGCACGGCAAGGTGTTTCCGCTCGGCGTCGATTTCGGCTCCTCGGGTCCGCAGGGCGCGTTCCAGTACCGGCCCAACCCGATGCACGTGATGACCGTCGACGGCGGCGACGCCAACACCCTGGTGCAGTACGGCCCGCAATGGCTGAAGAACACCGTCGCCCAGCAACTCGCCGGCTATTTCGTCGACAACCCGTTCCGCTTCAACGACGACATGATCATCATGCCGCTGCAGGCCGCGACGCAGTGGGATGCGCTGTCGCACGTGTACTACGACGGCAAGCTCTACAACGGATTCCCGGCCGACTCGGTCACCAGCCAGGGGGCGTTCCACTGCGGTATCGACAAAGTCGACAGCAAGGGCATCACCTCGCGTGGTGTGCTGCTCGACCTGGTGCGCCACCGCGGGGCCCAGGTGTTCCTCGAACACGGCGAGCCGATCACCCCCGACGAACTCGACGAGGTGGCGCGCGCCCAGGGTGTCGCGGTGGGCAGCGGGGACATCGTGCTGATCCGTACCGGATGGTGGGACCGGTTCCTGGAGGCCGGCGACGGCACCGAACCGTACGCCGGGCTGGACTGGCACTGCGCGTCGTGGCTGCACGAGCGTGAGGTGGCCGCGATCGCCGCCGACAACCTGATGGTCGAGGACCCGGTATCCGGTGTGGAGGGCACGATCCTGCCGCTGCACATGCTGTGCCTGCGCGACATGGGCCTGATGCTCGGTGAGTATTGGGATCTCGGCGCGCTGGCGGCCGACTGCGCGGCCGACGGAGTCTACGAATTCCAGCTCGTCGCACCGCCGCTGCGGGTCACCGGCGCGGTGGGCGCGCCGCTGAACCCGATCGCGCTCAAATGA
- a CDS encoding helix-turn-helix domain-containing protein has protein sequence MNLESLGQRIQSLRCERGLTLRELADRSEVSVSMLSSVERGDKAPTVVVLDRIAGGLDVTLAGLVAEPDDERIIVRRAADQDRVDETGGWQRTILTPVVPGVNFEWVRSVLPPSCDAGMYPAYAPGSHEFVAVQSGTLTMTLGEREITLSAGDSVYFAADIPHGYANRAQTRCIYHVAALIMRPRSGVGSWGTRR, from the coding sequence ATGAATCTCGAGTCCCTCGGCCAGCGGATCCAGTCGTTGCGGTGTGAACGCGGGCTCACGCTGCGGGAGTTGGCTGACCGCTCGGAGGTCAGTGTCAGCATGCTCTCTTCGGTGGAGCGCGGTGACAAGGCGCCGACCGTCGTGGTGCTCGACCGGATCGCAGGCGGCCTCGACGTCACGCTGGCCGGCCTGGTCGCCGAGCCGGACGACGAACGAATCATCGTGCGCCGCGCTGCCGACCAGGACCGGGTGGACGAAACCGGCGGGTGGCAGCGCACGATTCTCACCCCGGTCGTGCCGGGAGTGAACTTCGAGTGGGTACGCAGCGTCCTGCCGCCCTCTTGCGACGCGGGCATGTATCCCGCTTACGCACCCGGTTCACACGAGTTCGTCGCGGTTCAGTCCGGCACCTTGACGATGACGCTCGGTGAGCGCGAAATCACCCTCTCGGCAGGCGATTCGGTGTACTTCGCCGCCGACATCCCGCACGGGTATGCCAATCGCGCACAGACGCGGTGCATCTACCACGTCGCCGCGTTGATCATGCGGCCGAGGTCTGGCGTTGGCAGTTGGGGCACCAGAAGGTGA
- a CDS encoding LLM class flavin-dependent oxidoreductase — translation MKISLFYEFPLPRPWSEDDEHQLFQHGLDEVELADKAGFSTVWLTEHHFLEEYCHSTAPEMFLAAASQRTKNIRLGFGVMHLPPPINHPARIAERVATLDHLSNGRVEFGTGEGSSVAELGGFNIDPADKRTMWEEALEVSIRCMTEAPFTGFKGEHVEMAARNVIPKPLQQPHPPVWVACTRPSSVQMAAQKAIGALSFAYTGPEALKDRVDGYYREFEEKGTPVTPAINPNLLAIGGDLSMMVAKTDEEALNRLGIGGGFFSFGIMHYYLTGMHTPGRTGVWELYEKAVKEDPTLAYGPGRGAIGSPDTVREFLRGYEASGVDEIILLLNPRSHEGTMESIELMGKEILPEFIERDEKAVKDKAKRLEPVIDKVEARRQPSEAPLFDETYSFGGLPTGRGGKFTAGEIPEAMAEINEGRVKAAEQEKQARAVKEASG, via the coding sequence ATGAAAATCTCGCTGTTCTACGAATTCCCGCTGCCGCGGCCGTGGTCGGAGGACGACGAGCACCAGTTGTTCCAGCACGGGCTGGACGAGGTGGAACTCGCCGACAAGGCCGGGTTCTCCACCGTGTGGCTCACCGAGCACCACTTCCTGGAGGAGTACTGCCACTCGACCGCGCCGGAGATGTTCCTGGCGGCGGCCAGCCAGCGCACCAAGAACATCCGCCTCGGCTTCGGCGTCATGCACCTGCCGCCACCGATCAACCATCCCGCCCGCATCGCCGAACGGGTCGCGACCCTGGACCACCTGTCCAACGGCCGTGTGGAGTTCGGCACCGGAGAGGGCTCGTCGGTCGCCGAACTCGGCGGGTTCAACATCGATCCCGCCGACAAGCGCACCATGTGGGAGGAGGCCCTCGAGGTCTCGATCCGCTGCATGACCGAGGCGCCGTTCACCGGGTTCAAGGGCGAGCATGTCGAGATGGCGGCGCGCAACGTGATCCCCAAACCGCTGCAGCAGCCGCATCCGCCCGTCTGGGTGGCCTGTACGCGGCCCTCCTCGGTACAGATGGCCGCCCAGAAGGCCATCGGCGCACTGAGTTTCGCCTACACCGGTCCCGAGGCGCTCAAGGACCGCGTGGACGGCTACTACAGGGAGTTCGAGGAGAAGGGCACGCCGGTCACGCCGGCCATCAACCCGAACCTGCTGGCGATCGGCGGTGACCTGTCGATGATGGTGGCCAAGACCGACGAGGAGGCGCTCAACCGCCTGGGCATCGGCGGCGGCTTCTTCTCGTTCGGGATCATGCACTACTACCTCACCGGTATGCACACCCCGGGACGCACAGGCGTGTGGGAGCTCTACGAGAAGGCGGTCAAGGAGGATCCGACGCTGGCGTACGGCCCCGGCCGCGGTGCGATCGGCTCACCCGACACGGTGCGCGAGTTCCTGCGCGGCTACGAAGCCAGCGGCGTCGACGAGATCATCCTGCTGCTCAACCCGCGCAGCCACGAGGGCACGATGGAGTCGATCGAGCTTATGGGCAAAGAGATCCTGCCGGAGTTCATCGAGCGTGACGAGAAGGCGGTCAAAGACAAGGCCAAACGCCTGGAACCGGTCATCGACAAGGTCGAGGCGCGTCGTCAGCCGTCAGAGGCCCCACTGTTCGACGAGACGTACTCGTTCGGCGGGCTGCCCACCGGCCGCGGCGGCAAGTTCACCGCGGGGGAGATCCCCGAGGCGATGGCCGAGATCAACGAAGGTCGCGTGAAGGCCGCCGAACAGGAGAAGCAGGCCAGGGCGGTCAAGGAAGCGTCGGGCTAG
- a CDS encoding TetR/AcrR family transcriptional regulator — MTLNQSLDLQSSAELTVSVTTARTARAERANSTQEAILRAAERLYAEHGVFAVSNRQVSEAAGQGNNAAVGYHFGTKTDLVRAIEFKHRGPIERLREKMVADLGPAPDMRDWVACLVRPLTDHLAELGNPSWYARFAAQVMTDPAYHSMIVRDALSSPSLVEVINGIGACLPDLPPDVRAERNIMGRNLLMHSCAERERGLAEGAAVPRASWAGAAAGLIDAIVGLWQAPVTEVP, encoded by the coding sequence GTGACTTTAAATCAGTCGCTTGACTTACAATCGTCGGCCGAGTTGACTGTGAGCGTGACCACAGCAAGGACCGCGCGGGCTGAGCGTGCCAACAGCACCCAGGAGGCGATCCTGCGGGCCGCCGAACGGCTGTACGCCGAGCACGGCGTGTTCGCGGTCTCCAACCGCCAGGTCAGTGAGGCTGCGGGGCAGGGCAACAACGCCGCGGTCGGCTACCACTTCGGGACCAAGACCGACCTCGTGCGGGCCATCGAGTTCAAACACCGCGGCCCGATCGAACGGCTCCGTGAGAAGATGGTGGCCGATCTGGGGCCCGCCCCCGACATGCGTGACTGGGTGGCGTGCCTGGTCCGGCCGCTGACCGACCACCTCGCCGAACTCGGCAATCCCAGCTGGTACGCGCGGTTCGCCGCGCAGGTGATGACCGACCCCGCCTACCACAGCATGATCGTGCGCGACGCATTGTCGTCCCCGTCGCTGGTCGAGGTCATCAACGGCATCGGCGCCTGCCTGCCCGACCTGCCGCCCGACGTCCGCGCCGAGCGGAACATCATGGGCCGCAACCTGTTGATGCACAGCTGCGCCGAGCGCGAACGCGGCCTCGCCGAGGGCGCCGCGGTGCCGCGCGCCTCCTGGGCCGGCGCGGCCGCCGGCCTGATCGACGCGATCGTCGGTCTGTGGCAGGCACCTGTCACCGAGGTGCCCTGA
- a CDS encoding alpha/beta fold hydrolase translates to MSFQRKSVAVDGLTTGYLEAGQGDPVVLLHGGEFGAGAELGWERVIDQLARRHHVLAPDMLGFGRSAKVVDFTDGRGMRIRHIARFCEVLGIRSAHFVGNSMGAINLLVDATSEAPVLPARSLVALCGGGTIQRNEHANALYDYDATLDGMRRIVTALFADPAYPADDDYVRRRYESSIAPGAWESLAAARFRRPGLEPPPPPSANRPYDRIAVPALIVEGERDKLLPPGWAADIAGQIEGGRSAVTAAAGHCPQIEQPTAVTELLLEFFAHVPQRKVPA, encoded by the coding sequence GTGAGTTTTCAGCGCAAATCGGTCGCCGTCGACGGGCTGACCACCGGCTATCTCGAAGCCGGACAGGGCGATCCGGTGGTGCTGCTGCATGGCGGAGAATTCGGCGCCGGTGCGGAACTCGGCTGGGAGCGGGTGATCGACCAGCTCGCGCGGCGGCACCACGTGCTCGCCCCCGACATGCTCGGGTTCGGCCGATCGGCGAAGGTTGTCGACTTCACCGACGGCCGCGGGATGCGCATCCGCCACATCGCAAGGTTCTGCGAGGTCCTCGGCATCCGGTCGGCCCACTTCGTCGGCAACTCGATGGGAGCGATCAACCTACTCGTCGACGCGACGTCGGAGGCGCCGGTGCTTCCTGCCCGCAGCCTCGTGGCCCTCTGCGGCGGCGGGACAATCCAGCGCAACGAGCACGCGAACGCCCTCTACGACTACGACGCGACGCTCGACGGGATGCGCCGCATCGTCACCGCACTGTTCGCCGATCCGGCGTATCCGGCCGACGACGACTACGTCCGCCGTCGCTACGAATCGAGCATCGCTCCGGGAGCATGGGAGTCGTTGGCCGCAGCCCGCTTTCGTCGTCCCGGCCTCGAACCGCCACCACCCCCTTCGGCCAACCGGCCGTATGACCGCATCGCCGTGCCCGCCCTGATCGTCGAGGGCGAGCGCGACAAACTCCTGCCGCCGGGTTGGGCCGCCGACATCGCCGGCCAGATCGAAGGCGGACGGTCGGCCGTCACCGCGGCGGCCGGGCACTGCCCACAGATCGAACAGCCCACGGCCGTCACCGAGTTACTGCTCGAGTTCTTCGCCCACGTGCCCCAACGAAAGGTGCCCGCCTGA